DNA from bacterium:
ATGAATGGATAAACTATCAAATAAGAAAGAGGTGATAAAATGGCTAAAAAATATGATGAATGTTCTTTTTGTGGAGGAAAAGTGGTGGCTCAACAAGTAAAAGTAGACTATTGGTGGAAGGGAGAGTTGACTATTATTGAGGATGTGCCTGCTGGTGTTTGTCAACAATGCGGTGAAGAGTATTATGATGGAAAAGTAGCAGAAGAAATGGAAGAAATAGTTAAATCAAAAGAGAGCATAAGAACTATCCCTGTACCTGTGAAGGAATATAAAGAAGTAGCTGTAGCTTGAGGGAGAGCTTAGGAATAAAAAAGGGGGAAAGACAGCGAAGTCCAGTTTTTTTTTCTAACCAATCAGATATTATTATTTTAGGGTCAAACCGTGAATGTGGAATGCACAATAATTCGGTGAGGCAGAGGAAAAGGAAAAGACAGCGAATCAGAGCTTTTGTCTAACCCTGCGTTGCAGTTGACGGCGGGGGACTGTGCCGTGGTCAGAGTTTTGTGGTCTCTCGAAGTTTTATCTTGCTATCAAACTTTAGTGGTAATTCCCCCTCGCAGCAGGTGAGCTCAATCGTTATGTGTAAAGAAAGCAAATAGAAGATGAACAGAGTATTACTTGTCGGTGGAGCATCAAGCTTTTCAATTGCTATACTACACATTGCTATTATTATAGGTGGTGCGGACTGGTATCGTTTCTTTGGTGCTGGCGAAAAAATAGCAACCCTGGCAGAACAAGGATCTTGGGTTCCTGGATTACTCACTTTTGGAATATCTATCATATTTTTTATTTGGGGGCTTTATGCTTTATCTGGCGCAGGGAAAATAAGACGCCTCCCATTTCTTAGGCTGGCACTTGTAATAATATCAGCAATATATCTTGCTCGAGGGTTATGTTTTCTTCC
Protein-coding regions in this window:
- a CDS encoding type II toxin-antitoxin system MqsA family antitoxin gives rise to the protein MAKKYDECSFCGGKVVAQQVKVDYWWKGELTIIEDVPAGVCQQCGEEYYDGKVAEEMEEIVKSKESIRTIPVPVKEYKEVAVA